In Leisingera sp. NJS204, the DNA window GGCCCGCCCGCCGGCCTTTGCGGTGGTGGATCTGCGGCTGGAAGACGGCAATGGTCTGGATGTGGTCGAAGTGCTGCGGGAAAAACGCCCGGATAGCCGCGTTGTGGTGCTGACCGGCTATGGCGCCATCGCCACGGCTGTCGCAGCGGTCAAGATCGGTGCGACAGATTACCTGTCCAAGCCGGCCGATGCCACCGACATCATGAACGCTTTGCTGGCCAACGAGGATGTGCTGCCGCCGCCGCCGGAAAACCCGATGAGCGCCGACCGGGTGCGCTGGGAACATATCCAGCGGATCTATGAGCTGTGCGACCGAAATGTCTCGGAAACCGCACGGCGGCTGAACATGCACCGCCGCACCCTGCAGCGTATCCTGGCCAAACGCAGCCCGCGCTAAAGCTCAGTGCTGCTTCATCAATTCCGAGTGGCGGCCTAAAAAAGCCACCCGGGTTTCCAGTGGCGGGCGCAGAACGATATTGAAACCCTCGACGGTTTCCGGCTTTGGACGTCCGAAATAGCGGCTGGCCTCTTTCTCTGAAAAACCGGCGATCTGCACCGCTTCCATCCAGGCGCTGATCTTGTCGGCCCGCTTGATTTGCGCCTTCACAGTCTTGGGCAAGGCAGCGGGCAGACCAAACCGCAGGTGAATGGCTGCCGTCAGCCGCAAGTCCAACTCGCCATATCCCGGCCCCACCGCAGCTTTGACCGGAGAGATCATATCCCCGATCACATATTCCGGCGCATCATGCAGCAGCGCTGCCAGCCGCCACTTGACCGGCGCCTTTGGGTTCATCCGGGTGAAAAGGTCCTCAACCAGCAGCGAATGTTCAGCCACGGAATAGGCAAAATCCCCCATTGTTTGACCATTCCAGCGGGCAACAAATGCCAGCCCATGGGCGATATCCTCGATCTCGATGTCCACCGGTGTCGGGTCCAGCAGATCCAGGCGGCGGCCGGACAGCATGCGCTGCCATGCGCGGGCGGGTTTTGCGGGCATGAGGGTTTCCTGTCGCTGCACTTACCCCTTTGACTAACCGTTGCGCGGCAACCGGGCAATGCTTGCCGGGTTTGGCTGCCGGATGCCTGAACACAGGCAAAAACGGAGTGTTTATGGCTTGTGAGTTTGAAACGGGCACTGCGCGGCCCAATATTATAGGTATACAAGGGGCACCGCCCCCTCTCTGCGGCAACCCCTTTTCGTGACGTGACACGCAATGGAAAGGAGTTTGTCATGTTTAAGCGTCTTCTTGGTATTTCTCTGTTGTTCGGTATGGCAGCGACGGCGCCGCCAGCCTTGGCAGCCAGCTGCGGCGACCGCGAGGTCATGACCCAAAAGCTGGAAAGCGGATACTCCGAGCGGCTGACCGCCGGCGGGTTGCAGAAAAGCCGTCCTGAGGCCACTGTGATCGAGGTCTGGTCATCGGATGAAACCGGAACTTTTACGGTTCTGGTCACACATGCGAACGGGGTCAGTTGCGTTGTTGCGACCGGTTCCTCATTCTTCCACATTTCGGGAAAAACGCCGGACCCAGGCACGCCAAGCTGACATTGGCCGCCTGACAGGCTCCCCCCAACAGCCTGCTCCACCATAAAAAGCCAGGGCCATAAGCTCCGGCTGCGGGTATCTTCGTTGAATATCAACAATTGCAGTGCTAGGCCCTCCTGCAACTGTACTTGCAACTGGATTGGAGCTGGCAATGGCCGGGGATTATATCGTCAAGGACATCGCGCTGGCCGGGTTCGGCCGCAAAGAGCTGGACATCGCCGAAACCGAAATGCCGGGACTGATGTCCCTGCGCGCGGAATACGGCGAAAGCAAACCGCTGAAAGGCGCGCGCATTGTCGGCTCGCTGCATATGACCATCCAGACGGCTGTGCTTATTGAGACGCTGGTGGCGCTGGGTGCCGATGTGCGCTGGGCGTCGTGCAACATCTTCTCGACCCAGGACCACGCTGCCGCGGCGATTGCCGAAGCAGGCATTCCGGTCTTTGCGATCAAGGGCCAGTCGCTGGAAGAGCATTGGGATTATTTGGATAAATCCTTCATGTTCGAGGAAGGCCCCAACCTGATCCTCGACGATGGCGGCGATGCCACCCTTTATGTTCTGCTGGGCGCGCGTGCCGAAGCGGGCGAGGATATTATTCCCGTGCCGCAGTCCGAAGAAGAAGCGGTCATCAAGGTGCAGATCCAGAAGCGCATGGAAGCATCCCCGGGCTGGTTCACCAAGACCCGCGATGCGATCCTGGGTGTGTCCGAGGAAACCACCACCGGCGTCCACCGTCTCTATGATCTGCAGAAGAACGGCCAGCTGCCGTTCCCGGCGATCAACGTGAATGACTCGGTCACCAAGTCGAAGTTCGACAACAAATACGGCTGCAAGGAATCGCTGGTTGACGGCATCCGCCGGGCCACTGACACCATGATGGCCGGTAAGGTCGCTGTGGTCTGCGGTTACGGCGACGTGGGCAAGGGCTCTGCCGCCTCTCTGCGCGGTGCAGGCGCCCGGGTTAAGGTCACCGAAGCGGACCCGATCTGCGCCCTGCAGGCCGCGATGGACGGTTTTGAAGTGGTGCTGCTGGAAGAGGAAGTCGGTTCCGCCGATATCTTCATCACCACCACCGGCAACAAGGACGTGATCCGCATCGAGCACATGCGCGAGATGAAGGACATGGCGATTGTCGGCAACATCGGCCATTTCGACAACGAAATCCAGGTTGCCGCGCTGAAGAACCACAAATGGACCAACATCAAAGAACAGGTCGACATGATCGAGATGCCTTCGGGCAACCGCATGATCCTGCTGTCCGAAGGGCGCCTGTTGAACCTTGGCAACGCCACTGGCCATCCAAGTTTCGTGATGTCGGCCTCGTTCACCAACCAGGTGCTGGCCCAGATGGAGCTGTGGACCCGCGGCGACCATTACAACAACGATGTCTACATTCTGCCCAAGCATCTGGACGAGAAAGTCGCCCGCCTGCACCTGGGCCGCA includes these proteins:
- a CDS encoding ActR/PrrA/RegA family redox response regulator transcription factor: MAETALQDIGPDKTLLLVDDDEPFLRRLAKAMEKRGFSVETAGSVAAGSAIATARPPAFAVVDLRLEDGNGLDVVEVLREKRPDSRVVVLTGYGAIATAVAAVKIGATDYLSKPADATDIMNALLANEDVLPPPPENPMSADRVRWEHIQRIYELCDRNVSETARRLNMHRRTLQRILAKRSPR
- a CDS encoding HD domain-containing protein, yielding MPAKPARAWQRMLSGRRLDLLDPTPVDIEIEDIAHGLAFVARWNGQTMGDFAYSVAEHSLLVEDLFTRMNPKAPVKWRLAALLHDAPEYVIGDMISPVKAAVGPGYGELDLRLTAAIHLRFGLPAALPKTVKAQIKRADKISAWMEAVQIAGFSEKEASRYFGRPKPETVEGFNIVLRPPLETRVAFLGRHSELMKQH
- the ahcY gene encoding adenosylhomocysteinase, with translation MAGDYIVKDIALAGFGRKELDIAETEMPGLMSLRAEYGESKPLKGARIVGSLHMTIQTAVLIETLVALGADVRWASCNIFSTQDHAAAAIAEAGIPVFAIKGQSLEEHWDYLDKSFMFEEGPNLILDDGGDATLYVLLGARAEAGEDIIPVPQSEEEAVIKVQIQKRMEASPGWFTKTRDAILGVSEETTTGVHRLYDLQKNGQLPFPAINVNDSVTKSKFDNKYGCKESLVDGIRRATDTMMAGKVAVVCGYGDVGKGSAASLRGAGARVKVTEADPICALQAAMDGFEVVLLEEEVGSADIFITTTGNKDVIRIEHMREMKDMAIVGNIGHFDNEIQVAALKNHKWTNIKEQVDMIEMPSGNRMILLSEGRLLNLGNATGHPSFVMSASFTNQVLAQMELWTRGDHYNNDVYILPKHLDEKVARLHLGRIGVKLTQLSSEQAAYIGVKPEGPFKPEHYRY